Within the Pseudovibrio sp. Tun.PSC04-5.I4 genome, the region CTCAAATGGCTCGCTAAATGTTGAATGTATCTAATATATCGAAACGCGGATTCAACTCGCCAGTACAATTTTACCCATGGTAGGCCCAGTGGGCACGAAGTTGCATATTTGGCCATCTTGAAGATCAGATGGAGAACGAATTGCACGGTATTTAGAGTATACCCAAATTCACACTTTCAGTGAACACAGAGTGAGCCCGGTATCTTGTTCATTTTGGGTTAAATTTGTGTTAGTGAACAGAAATGGCTCATGGCATACCCAAATGAACAAATTTATGTCTCGCATCGGTTACGCTCGCACCTCTACCACCGATCAGAATCTGGAAGCGCAAGTTCTTGCATTGGAAGCAGCTGGGTGTCATCTGATCCGCTCGGAACAGAAGAGCGGGGCTTCTCTCAAAGAGCGTATTGAGTTGCAGACAATCCTGGACTTTATCCATCCGAGCGAAACTCTGGTGGTCACCCGCATTGATCGGCTTGCCCGGTCTATGCATGACCTGCAAGTTATTGCACGGCGCTTGCAAGACAAGGGTGCTCATTTGTTTGCGACTGAGCAGCCTATCGACACCTCAACGGCTGCCGGCAAAGCTTTCTTCGATATGCTCGGTGTCTTTGCAGAGTTCGAAACCAATCTGCGCCGCGAGCGACAAGCAGAAGGCATTGCGGCGGCAAAGACAAGAGGTGCTTACAAAGGCCGCCCGCCACAGATTGATACAAAGAAGATTGAAGTGCGGCTTGCTGCTGGCCAGAGCCCAACGGAGATTGCCGAGAGCTCGGCGTCTCTCGAGGAACAGTTTACAAGGTAAAGAACCGATGACCAGCCAACGTGAAAAACATGTGCGCATCACACCCCGCCTGAGCGAAACCCTTGAGAAGGAAATGCTGAAAGCCTGTCGTAAAATTGCGGAAACTCATGGGCTGGAAGTTGAGCAAGGTGGGAAGCGTCTCAAATCCAGAGGCGATGCTTTTGAAATGGTGCTGCGGGTAAAGGTTCCGGTGGCAGAGGGCCAGGATGAGGATTTAGACAAAGAACTCTTTGAACTTCTGTGTTCGCGATATGGCTTAAAGAAGGAAAACTACGGCGAGATATTTAGTGATGGGGAAGAGCGTTTCCGCATTGCTGGCCTGGATACTAGGCGTCCCAAATACCCGATCTCAGCGAAACGGATCTCTGATGGGCGACTATTTAAGTTCTCGCCCGAACAGGTTCGCGTGCTGCTTCAATCAATAGCTAAAGTTCGCTGATTGTTCCTCAAGATGGCCAAATATGCAGCTATGTGCCCATAGGGCCAACCAGCGGGCGGCGGTTGGTAGCCAATCAGCAGCAGCCGACAAGCCAATTAGAATATCAAGAACATGATAGTCGGTTCCATCGATGCCCAGAGCAGGGGCAGCCTTTTTAATCGCGATTGAGACTTCGGCTTTGGTGGTTTCAACAATATCATTTGCCATTGCCAAATTCTGACTGGCGATGATAGCAGGCGTCAGTTTGCGAAACGACGCAACATTACAATTCATAGTCATGGTTTCTCTCATATTTGAGTAAAAACCCGAGACCTTGAAAAAAGGCCGCAAAAAACCTGTCGCATAAATGCGTTTTTTGTCTTGCAGCAATTTTTTGGGGATGCTAGAAAATAAGTGCGAGTTATTTGTTCTAGCATTCCCCTGGTGGCCTCCGGCTTCCGGGGTTTTTGTTATTTAGGGTTTGGCTTTTGCCTGTCTCCAAATATTTCAAATAAAATTCATATTAACTTGCAACGCTAAGCTTGTGCCTATCTCTATTCAAGGCATGCTTGGCTAAATGCACAGATTACTCATGCTGTTAAGCTCAAACCCTCACCTGATGCTTTCCAGAAGTCCTGCAGCCGCGCACCATCAGGGCTGTCCAGCAACGTCACTTTTTCCTGATTGGCTTTGCCCGGATTGATGATCATGTCGTAGGAACTTGCGACCTGGGTCCCGCCATCGACATTGCTGAACCGCAGAACAGCTCGGGCACGAGGAACTCCATCACTGTAGGACGCGTGCTGTTTTCGCTCATCACTGTTTGGGGTGAGGATCTGCTCCACGACAACCGTAGTGCCGCACTGCGAGTAACTTTGAAGCCTCTGCTTTTGAACTCTTCAATCACAGCCTTTTTCGCTGCTGGAAGAGGCTTTTGCATCACCACACGGGGCGGCTGTTTTGATGAGACCACAACAGATGTTGTCTGACACGCGGCCAGCATCATGGTAGCGGCAATAATAACAAATATCTTTTTCATTAATGGTTCCATTTCAGAGGTTTATCGGATTTCGATTTGGGTTAATTTGCGAGATTTCTTTCATTGCGTGTTTCATTTTCCCGCCATCAAAACGGGGGAGAGCGCTGTCAGGATCGGGCCTCTGGTGGGGTTTCTCCCACCGAAGTGCTCTTGCACGCAGGCCGACCTGCAGGAGCGATTAGCGGTTGCAGTCGTGTCCTTCCTGTGTGAATTTCGGGCCGGAACTGCCGGCGCGAATTCACACAGGAAGGATGGGGAGGCGGGAGGTCCGAGGAGCGATAGCTCCCTTGTCCTTGACAGCGATCGGGGGCAGCGCCCCACTTTTTTTACGACTATTCATCAAGGTTTCCCTTGCTGAGCAGGCCGAAAACAGATTTGTGTAGATGCAGATCGCCAGCCTGAGCTTTGGCCACACAGCCGCGAACAAACCCACCATATGAGTTGATCGTTGTCTTCGGATCGGTGCTTCTGCGCTCGGCAATCAGGGGTCTGTTCGGGCTGAGTGCGAAATCCTACGCTAAGAGCTTAGGACTCGTTTTCCATAGTCTCTTAGATTTCCATTTGGATCGACGTATCTGTATAGAGTGACTGGTTTCACGCCCAGTTCCTTGCAAAGATCGGCAACAGATGTACCCCGATTTTTCATTGCGGCTTGGGCCATACGAACCTGAGTTTTAGAAAGTGCAAATTTGCGGCCACCTTTTCTGCCTCGTGCTCGGGCAGCGGCTAAGCCGGCCATTGTTCGTTCGCGGATCAAATCGCTTTCAAAGTCTGCCAACGCCGCAAATATACCGAATGATAAGCGGCCTGCTGACGTTGCTGTATCGATCTGCGCA harbors:
- a CDS encoding recombinase family protein, which translates into the protein MLIGYARISKADGSQSLDLQHDALILNGVDVANCYSDRAPGKKEARPELEACLKALREGDTLVIWKLDRLGRSLHHLVNTVNDLSKRGVGLKVLTGTGAQIDTATSAGRLSFGIFAALADFESDLIRERTMAGLAAARARGRKGGRKFALSKTQVRMAQAAMKNRGTSVADLCKELGVKPVTLYRYVDPNGNLRDYGKRVLSS
- a CDS encoding helix-turn-helix domain-containing protein, whose protein sequence is MTMNCNVASFRKLTPAIIASQNLAMANDIVETTKAEVSIAIKKAAPALGIDGTDYHVLDILIGLSAAADWLPTAARWLALWAHSCIFGHLEEQSANFSY